ctttattttgaatgtacactAGACTTCAGACacagaaaggaaaaaatacGCAAAATCGTAAAATATGTAGAAAGAGTCACTTGATCAATTAGGATTTATGATTCTTTCATGTTGATTTAAGATTAAAGCCGAATGACCGGACACATATTAAGTATTAATGGTAGCACTGTTGCTGGGCTCCTATAAATATCTTTGCTGAACACAATTGTAAATCTTAGGTGTTTGTGACAAGGTTTGACAGTGTACAACTGTAAATAACTACTGGAACCAGATATATGTGCTTGTATTCAGCGAAATGCTAGACGACAGATAGTAACTAACACTTGGAAGTTTTGCTAATACTACCATGTAATTGCTAATTGCTGATACTACTAATACTTCAATGTCCCTGAAGAGAATATAGAcatgctgcagatactgatccaacatatattattattattattattattattattattattattattattattattattattattacaagtttaggggctataagtattatatagaaatgtaataacactagttcattgaagctctgggaattctgaaaaagaggtgttgtttattttaattttgtcaaaaggggtgacttctaattgttgtacgtgcagtgcagaattatacataatactgtacagaGAGAGGGACATTATTAGGCCAAGgagtaattaaatgcttgtcggaaaagtgacactaagcagtttaaagCGATACCCAGCAGGCCCAGACTTTTAACTTGTGTGCGAACTTTATGGATACACATTCAATCGGAAGCCACAGAACAGTGCCATAAACGGCAAAATTAGAGAGGCACCTTTTTCATCATATAGGCAGAAATCAATGtattattgccttatttgtattATACGGTGATTGTTTTAACAGCACAATGGCAAATTAACTGTAATGTTATTAAAAAACTACTCAAACCATAACATAAATGATCAAAACAGGCACGTGCATatagaataaaacatttttttttatttcttgaagtgacaagactcaaataaattacatgtaccgataacaaagtttcgggcaaacatcttttacaaactctctgaatatcaaaagtaacttatcccacaaagttgtattttaaaaaagggacaaataaagagctttacaaaaaatataggaaacgaaaaggaaaggtacacagaaactgaaaaaaatacaaattgaaatgatcaaatacctttattttaaatacaatatgaaaatacagacaaaattaaaaaatgagaaatacttgaaatcaaatggacaCCTGCAACTGCCAGGGTCGTTGTATTCTGTAAATAGATAAGCAAAACAAGGTTATTTACATCTGTACTTGTTAGTATATATACTAAATCATAATGAAAGCATTTAGAAGTATTTCATTCTTATATTTTCATGctaaaaattcaacttttccaatgatatttcatgtaagataaaactgaaggaagtttcatttgaacatgtgaaaacatCCTAAAATGGTAAGTCATCATTACATATACTGGTCCATGAACTGAGAATGCTAATATATTCATCTGACATTCTATTGCTTGTACTCTAAAGATTATGGCaggctgcaaattttgaaaatattggcttATACAGACCACAAATGTGTGCAGCCTGTTCATTCAGCTATGGGCATATTCTTGCTGTGGTCCTGATGACGCTCTTGCACAACGTTTGAATGTTTTCTtactgaaacacaaaaaataaaaaaaggatatgataactttctttcaaagaagcaaacagagttgtttcactgaaagtaggtcaaaataatgtagacgaaatacatcttctgtagtatatatataacacataataaatctgacactgaaagcttgaaaatcatgacaagcagaatactgagCCTTTCACTGACTTTAGCAacaaaacagtgtacagttgtaaaacacatactttacagcacttGTTCACATGATTTCCGATGAATGCCTGCCGTGGTAAGAATGACGTCCAACACCAAATGACTGCAGAGCTTGGTCAATACCGCAGACTACAAAACCACATTGTTTTGGCAGTTTCGCTTTTACGTCTGTAGCTTCAGATatctaagaaaacaaagataaacactgtGTTGTCTGGAAAGTATTGACTGCACTAGAAATGTGCACAAtccaaaaattctgaaaatgcagcatagacatgactgtgcacttgagattgacaatgttattgcttatcatcacaaaaatgatcttacttctggtatcaatatgccattttcaaagatgaaggagACCCTCTGAGATCTCAGGTTGCTAGACAGGTTATCTGTGGGTGTTCTCACATGATACAGGCTaaacaaacattacatgtttatttaacatggcaactattccagtttgataaaaagtttgacttGGCTAGCAACTCACTGCCACTGAAATTAATTGCGTCtcacaagatttcaaaattatcacaaaatcatgtatttttattttgttaatgtagTATGGTCTTCTATTAATAAATACTAACCTTCCTGTCAGCTTCTTCACTGAGTTCCTGCACTTTCTCCTGGGCTTTTTTAACTTTGCCCAAGGTCATTAGTGGCGGTCTGCCATCATCTTCACtgttgtcgtcatcatcatcatcattgtcacagTCATCATCAGCAAGGAGAGCCTTTTCAACACTATCAGCCAAGGTCTTAGCTTCTTCTTGGAGTTCTTTCGCTTCACACTGTAATGTCTCGACTTGTTTCAACATGGCCACATATGTGTCAAATCCAGCAGGCTTCAGCACGGgttcatcaatgtcatcatctctCTCCAGATTCGTGGTGATCTTGATATCCAGTACTGCACAGCTAGCTTCCATCATggtgaaaaacttttaaaacaagcCAGGACTGATGTGCAACCTGGGACTGCaacctgtgataaaatataaggTTAGCACATGTatcttttacttttaatgtaTGACAATATCTTGTAACTTTCATACCTACctatttatgaagaaaacactacataaaaatatacaacaacTAGATTGATCACAAATGCTGACATATGTGCTggcttcattgtcaacttgttttcTCATATAGCTTCACTAATAACTTCTATTTGTGCACACCGTTATGGACATAgtggcatgcatacatgtagataggtCACAGTGTGGTCTGTTGAACTGTTCAGAGAAAGGTAAAGTGAACTGATTGAAACAGAACAGAGCTATATGTTTAGTTGGTCAATGGAAGCAAACAACATAGTGGATTGAATTGATTAGTACATACTCTGTGCAGTGGTACATTGAAAAGTGGCTTTCTGACACTATTGTAGTGCTGCATGGCATGCCTTAGGTTTCCACcagttgaaagaaattcactgtgacattttctgatatcatcaaGGTTTCTCATCTTCATTGATGACAATAGTTGTTCCTGCTTCAGCAACTGTGCTTGTTCCTTGCTGATCACACAGCATACGCAAAAATATTTCCCTAAATTATTTCAATGTGAGGAAGACAAGGAACAAAACTGACATAATTACTTAAAAACCTTAGTAGGTATAGACATGACTggtgttcatgaagtcaatttgatgtgcatgtgtgaaCTCTTGGAGAGGATGTACCTGTAATATATGCAAACATatcaatttaatatttatttcaaagaaattcatgGTTACTACATTTTGCATTGCCAGTATACATATTAATACTATGTGTAAGAATtcaattgagaaataaaaaacaatcatttgtcaatagcttgcaaatatttatcaacatctgaCCCACTGTGTACCCCTTCCTTTAAATTTATCTGACTAATCAATGTTAGCTGTGAATGTCTTAAGTCAACgaaaaactacaacaaattatcataattgtgtTCTACAGCATATCATACACAATGCATGCTGATTATTAACAGACGCACAAattgcaaactgataggtcaAGGACGTACACATATAAATCATAGGTAAAACTGAAGTGTACACAATAAACTGCCTGTCCTGTCAGTGCCTCAACTTTTCTTATGTATAAATCATAGCATGCAAGTATACATTTCATACCATTTGGTCCAGACAATCCATAACTCTTGGCCAGATACTCATAATCTCCCATCATCCATGCTAATAGTGTCTTGTCCCTGAAATAATTGTCCACACCATTCATAATTAATGCCCATGTTTCTACacatcaatgcattttgtacatgcaagaaaacaactttgccttttgtactatttaatgtaggtatcatatttatgctgcataagtttggtcagatttgcacagtgtttttcagatttttggatcagcagtataatgcatgtattaaacttggataaccaatatgtatgtatcttaagttccaaatattgtaccaaaataGATATATGGTACAATCTGTTCATTGTTTAGTAAAACACAGTATGCATGTTTAGACTTACTTGCACTTTGTGCAATCCAGTTTGTCTACCTGACCTCTGTTAAAAGCTAAAGCTATTTCTAAATTGTGATAGGAATCAGGTGCTGCAAATGTACTCCAAATCACTGTATTATCTGCTACATTTGGATTGCTGATGTTAGCAACTTGGTAAACCATTCTCAGGGTTCCCTGACCCTTGTCCCCACCTAACTTTATCCAAATTTCACTGGTAGGTATTGTACCATGCCAGGTAAGTTTGCTAAACCTgaagacaaatatgaacaagATGCAAAAACAACAGTAACACATATATTCAGTAATATGTGATAACAAGATTACTTATCCACAGTCTTTCTCTACATGATCATAATAGAGTTTGcacacaatcccaaaagtctgactgcaagcctgctgtcccaatattaatactcatgtgcttatataagagcatataagaacaatctagaacttttattgacatgctaattactgttctaaaattctctctcttacacaactaattaaatttccagaaaattccaaacatgacttattaaattcatggttgtgaggtcaagaaggacagtgaccttgatgagtgtgggggaaaatgacctgcaTAACATACCTCACTTCCAATATTCACATGCCATGCCTTGAAGTAACGCCGTAATTTCCTCTTGGCAGCCCATGTTGTTCCCATAGCAACTTCCAAATGAAGGCCAGCACCTGGAGGTATGTCAGAAGTGAGTCCCAAGATCTGGAGGATTTTCCTTCTTGTCCTTTTGTTGGTGTCTCACCTCCTCTCACTCAGCTGCAGCATCGCATCACCACCACTGACAATGTCTCTCCTCTGACTTAACTGCAACACCCTCTGATGTCTTGTCCTAGTGCTAGCTTCTGAGGTTGTTTTTCGTGGCTTTGGTGTATATGTTAAACacaatggctgaaaaaaatcacaccaaaaattgaaaaacaaatttatctttcaaaagtatatgtgggtgataaattcatgaaattggacTAGCTcattacttgatgaaattaatttgttgaaCCACTACCAGGTCACACATGtactacaaaaccaaataaatgttattacaaatacaaatttacaaattatcatattccaTGATAACTTTATCAGAAGAATTTACTCCAAAATCTAACTGTATAATTATGTGGGTATAGATCAGCAAGAGTAATGCAGGTAAAAACTCACCTGGCCCTTTGTTTTAACCTTTATCAAACTATCATCACTTCTGTTtgcttctatttttttcttgacaagtgTTGTTGCCATTTCTTCATACTGTGGCAGCATATGCACCGCTGATACATTCTGCAACATAATTTCTGCGGCCTTCACTGCACATATATTGTTCTGCCTATCCCTTGATGTTTCATCATTTGATGTCTCGGTATTGATTGTGTCAGGAATGGGGACTGGGCTCACTGACGAGAAGCAGTGGTCTCCAGCAATTGACTGGTAAACACACCGTTCCGTGTTGTGTTGCAGATCTTGCAGTGGCACAACTGACTTACAACCGACATTCCCATAATCACATGTGACTGTGGCATTTGATAGCATGATTGCAAAGGCAATGGGGGACTTACAATAGATTCACACATAATAGAGAGACGGCACACAGGACAGGATGAAGAAACTTGCAaccactgacacaaacattcagCACAAAACACATGTGGTCCATCACACAAAAGTTGTATTGGTCCATGCATCTATTATGTCTTTGCAAATGGGACCCTCCATTTCTTCAATGAGATCATTGAACCTCTGTCTCTGCAAGGGAATGAATCTCTCATCTTTTTTCCTGCCCTCTGTTTTACAGCTGCTGTTAGATTTGTACTGCCATGAGTTTCACTCTG
This genomic window from Ptychodera flava strain L36383 chromosome 10, AS_Pfla_20210202, whole genome shotgun sequence contains:
- the LOC139142180 gene encoding uncharacterized protein, with the translated sequence MMEASCAVLDIKITTNLERDDDIDEPVLKPAGFDTYVAMLKQVETLQCEAKELQEEAKTLADSVEKALLADDDCDNDDDDDDNSEDDGRPPLMTLGKVKKAQEKVQELSEEADRKISEATDVKAKLPKQCGFVVCGIDQALQSFGVGRHSYHGRHSSEIM